The following coding sequences lie in one Drosophila sulfurigaster albostrigata strain 15112-1811.04 chromosome 2R, ASM2355843v2, whole genome shotgun sequence genomic window:
- the LOC133839292 gene encoding UV excision repair protein RAD23 homolog A → MKLSIRTLDQRTISLELVDDSQNVLQLKQRLVQLPEIKHPVEQLQLIYAGRIMEDEQPLKQYNIVENKFIVLMTKRGEAEQQKLKEEIKESKTESQVVSKGEPIAESKGEPIADSKEVSTPQSEQPPLPVVTPPSLTHNEQLVRNLMDMGYEEQQVRAALRASFNHPERAIEYLISGIPSTEVERSSPAAATPAPTPAPAPDGSSDSTAERLQHLAADPRFAHVRDMIRQNPQLLEVVLAHLSESAPHTFEAIRSHQDEFIAMLNAAPGEDAAATQLTSEEEAAVERLMALGFDRATVLQVYVACDKNEELTADILFSQTDEEDED, encoded by the coding sequence ATGAAGCTGTCCATACGCACGCTGGATCAGCGCACAATTAGCCTGGAATTGGTGGATGATTCGCAGAATGTGCTTCAACTGAAGCAGCGTTTGGTGCAGCTGCCGGAGATTAAGCATCCAGtggagcagctgcagttgatcTATGCGGGACGCATTATGGAGGACGAGCAGCCGCTGAAGCAGTACAACATTGTGGAGAACAAGTTCATAGTGCTGATGACCAAGCGAGGTGAGGCAGAACAGCAGAAGTTGAAGGAGGAGATAAAGGAGTCGAAAACGGAGTCGCAAGTGGTGTCAAAAGGGGAACCAATAGCGGAGTCAAAAGGGGAACCAATAGCGGACTCTAAAGAGGTATCCACGCCGCAGTCTGAGCAGCCTCCTCTGCCTGTTGTTACTCCGCCTTCCTTGACACACAATGAGCAGCTTGTGCGGAATCTCATGGACATGGGCTACGAGGAGCAGCAAGTGCGCGCAGCTCTTCGCGCCAGTTTTAATCATCCGGAGCGTGCCATCGAGTATCTAATCAGCGGCATTCCATCCACAGAAGTCGAGCGAAGCAGCCCAGCAGCTGCTACACCAGCTCCgactccagctccagctcccgATGGATCATCCGACTCGACAGCGGAGCGACTGCAGCATTTGGCAGCCGATCCTCGCTTCGCTCATGTGCGTGACATGATTCGTCAGAATCCACAGTTGCTCGAAGTGGTTTTGGCGCATCTCAGCGAATCGGCTCCGCACACCTTTGAAGCGATCCGCAGTCATCAGGACGAGTTTATAGCCATGTTGAATGCGGCGCCTGGCGAGGATGCGGCTGCCACACAGCTCACCAGCGAGGAGGAGGCGGCTGTGGAGCGTCTGATGGCACTGGGCTTTGATCGCGCGACTGTGTTGCAAGTGTATGTGGCATGCGACAAGAACGAGGAGTTGACAGCTGATATACTCTTCAGTCAGACAGATGAAGAGGACGAGGattaa
- the LOC133839293 gene encoding syntaxin-1A, whose amino-acid sequence MTKDRLAALHAAQSDDEESEDVAVNVDGHDSYMDDFFAQVEEIRGMIDKVQDNVEEVKKKHSAILSAPQSDEKTKQELEDLMADIKKNANRVRGKLKGIEQNIEQEEQQNKSSADLRIRKTQHSTLSRKFVEVMTEYNRTQTDYRERCKGRIQRQLEITGRATTSEELEDMLEQGNPAVFTQGIIMETQQAKQTLADIEARHADIMKLETSIKELHDMFMDMAMLVESQGEMIDRIEYHVEHAMDYVQTATQDTKKALKYQSKARRKKIMILICLTVLGIIAAAYVSSIFIIKASK is encoded by the exons ATGACGAAAGACAGATTAGCCGCCTTGCATGCCGCCCAATCGGACGATGAGGAGTCCGAGGATGTTGCCGTCAATGTGGACGGACATGATTCGTATATGGATGATTTCTTTGCCCAGGTCGAGGAGATACGCGGTATGATCGATAAGGTGCAGGACAATGTCGAGGAGGTGAAAAAGAAGCATTCGGCCATATTGTCCGCACCACAATCGGACGAGAAGACCAAACAGGAGCTCGAGGATTTGATGGCCGACATCAAGAAGAATGCAAACCGGGTGCGTGGCAAACTCAAGGGCATCGAACAGAATATCGAGCAGGAGGAGCAACAGAATAAATCATCGGCCGATTTGCGTATACGCAAGACGCAGCATTCGACATTGTCGCGTAAATTCGTCGAGGTGATGACCGAATACAATCGCACCCAGACCGATTATCGAGAGCGCTGCAAGGGAAGAATACAGCGTCAGCTGGAGATCACAGGACGTGCGACAACGAGCGAGGAGTTGGAGGATATGTTGGAGCAGGGAAATCCAGCGGTGTTCACACAGGGCATCATCATGGAGACGCAGCAGGCGAAACAGACGCTGGCCGATATCGAGGCACGGCATGCGGACATCATGAAGTTGGAGACATCGATCAAGGAGCTGCACGACATGTTCATGGACATGGCGATGCTGGTGGAGTCGCAGGGCGAGATGATCGATCGCATTGAGTATCATGTGGAGCATGCTATGGATTATGTGCAGACAGCAACTCAGGATACCAAAAAGGCGCTCAAATATCAAAGTAAAGCGCGACGAAAGAAGATCATGATACTGATATGCTTGACTGTGTTGGGTATCATAGCGGCTGCATATGTTAGCAGTATTTTCAT tATCAAAGCCAGCAAATAG